The genomic DNA TCACCACCCCCAGCGCCGCCGCCGCCGCCGGACCGTTATCCGCCAGCACGAACTTCCCGGCGCGGTTCTGCACGCTGCCGAAGGGCAGCTTGTTCTGCTTGGCATACACCAGTTCCACGTACCCGATGGCCCCGGGGGTGCTCTTCACCACACCCGCCACCCCGTCGTTGCCCTTGGCCCCGGTGCCCACCGGCCACTGGAGGCTGTTGCCCACCCCGACCTTGCTCTTCCACTCGTTGCTGACCTTGCTCAGGTAGTCCGAGAACACGTAGGTCGTCCCGGAACCGTCGCTGCGGCGGGCAACAGTAATGGGCAGCGGGGGAATCGTCACGCCGGGGTTCAGGGCCGCGATGGCCTTGTCATTCCAGGTCTTGATCTTGCCCAGGTAGATGTCGGCCAGCACCCGGCCCGTGAACTTCAGGGGCTGGGTCACCCCGGGGAGGTTGTAGGCGGGCACGACCGCGCCGATGGCGGTGGGGACGTGCAGCAGGGCGGCCGGGGCGGTCTTCAGCGTCTCGTCGCTCATGGGGTTGTCCGACCCCGCGAAGTCGACGGTGCGCTCCAGGATCTGCTTCTGTCCGGCACCGCTGCCGACCGACTGGTAGTTGACGTTGACGCCGGTGGCGTCCTTGTACTCGGCGAACATCTTGGAGTACAGCGGGTAGGGGAACGAGGCGCCCGCACCCGTCAGGCTCGTCTGCGCCGCTGCCATACCAGTCGTCATCAGGGCCAGGCCCAGGAGAAAGGTCTTCTTCATAGCTGACAGCGTGCGGGCGAACTGTCAGGGCCGCGTCACTGGCATGTCATGGAAAGGTCAGGGGCGGCGAGGTCTCCCCCACCGCCCCCGACCTCCTCCATTCTCTTAGTCCGCCGCTTCCGCCTGGGCGTACTGGAGGCGGTGCAGCCGCGCGTAGTAGCCGCCCTTTTCCAGCAGGTCGCGGTGGCTCCCCTGCTCCACGATACGGCCCCGGCGCATCACCACGATGCGGTCGCAGTGCTCGATGGTACTCAGGCGGTGCGCGATGATGATACTCGTGCGGCCCAGCATCACCTTTTCCAGCGCCTGCTGAATTCGCATCTCCGTCTCGGTGTCCACGTTCGCGGTCGCCTCGTCCAGGACCAGCAGGATGTCGGGGTTCTGGATCAGGGCGCGGGCGAAGGCGAGCAGTTGCTTCTGCCCGGTCGAGAGAGTGGCACCGCGCTCGCGGACCTCGGTGTCGTAGCCGTCCGGCAGCGAGAGGATGTAATCGTGGACGCCGACGTAGCGGCAGGCCTCCACCACCCGCTCGTGGGGAATGTCAGGGTTGTTCAGCGTCAGGTTGCTCTCGATGGTCCCAGCAAAGAGGAACACGTCCTGAAGCACCACGCCGACGTGCTTTCTCAGATCGTGCTGGGCCAGGTCGCGCACGTCGATCCCGTCCACCTTCACTGCGCCGCGCTGCACGTCGTAGAAGCGGCTCACCAGCGCCGTCACGCTCGTCTTGCCCGCGCCCGTTGCGCCAACGAGGGCCACGCTCTCGCCCGGCTGGATGTGCAGGTCGATTCCGCGCAGAATCCAGCGGTCGTCGTCGGGCGTGTCGGCCTTCACCGTCTGGTCGTAGGCGAACCATACCCCCTCGAAGTCCACCCGGCCCTCGAAGTGTTCCAGCCTCCTCGCGTCCGGCTTGTCGGTGATCTCCTCCTCGGTATCGAGCACCGTAAAGATGCGCTCGCTGCTCGCCATCGCCGCTTGCAGGTTGTTGAACACGTCCGCGAGGTCCTGGATGGGTTGGAAGAGCTGCTGCGTCCATTGCACGAAGGCGAAGAGCGTGCCCACCGTGACGGCCCCGGCCACCCCGCTCGCCACCGCGTCCTGCCCCAAGATCTGACGGGCGGCGAAGTACAGCACGAGTGCCACGGCGACCTGGCCCAGCACCGCGACGGTCGGCATGAACAGTGAGAACCAGTACACGCTGTTCACCGTGGCCGTCAGCAGGTTCCGGTTGGCGTGATCAAAGTCCAGCGCAGTGCGCGCCTCGCGCCGGAAAAGCTGGACCGTCAGCATCCCGGTGATGTTCTCGTTCAGCCGGGTGTTCACGATGGCCTGCTGGATGCGGGTGGCGCGGAAGGCGTCGCGCAGCCGTGCCCGGAAGAAGTTGGTGGCGAAAAACAGCACCGGCAGCACCGTGAAACTGATTAGCGCGAGCTTCCAGTTCAGCCGCAGCATGAAGCCCGCATAGACCAGGATCAGGAGGCTGCTTGTGATCATGCTGACCAGCCCGCCCGTGATGAACTGGTTGATCGCGTCCACGTCGCTCGTGACGCGGGTAATCAGGCGGCCCACCGGGTTCTGGTCGAAGTACGCCAGCTGTAACCGCTGGAGCTTGCCGAACACGTCCGAGCGGATGTCGCGCAGCACGTTCTGCCCCAGGTAGCCGATGGCGAGGGTGGAGACGTAGTTCAGGACGAATTCGATCACCCGCAGCCCCATGTACCCCAGCGCGGCGAGGGTCAGGCCGCGGTACAGCGTCTCGGCGTTCAGGCCGGGGTTGCGCTCGAAGGGCGAGAGGAAGGCGTCGATGGCGTGGCGCAGGACCAGCGTGGGCAGCGGCGACAGAACCGCGAGCAGCAGCGCGACGACCACGGCAGTCAAGGCGAGTGCCTTGTACGGCCGCAAATAGCTCAGGATGCGCCGTGTCAGGTGGACGTCGAAGCCCTTCTTGGCGGCGTCGAGGGGATCGGGCGCGGTCACTTCACGGCCTCCTGGGGCAGGGCGGAGTGTTCGAGGTCGTCGGCTGCCGTCTCCGCATCCCGGATGGGCTCGTCCTCGGCGTCGAGGTCGGAGGCGAGGCGCTGGAGGCGTTCGAGTTCGGCGTAGTGGCCGCCCGCCGCGAGCAGTTCCTCGTGGGTGCCCTGCTCGATCACGCGCCCCTCCTCTAGCACCACGATCCGGTCGGCATGGCGCAGGCTGCTCACGCGGTGGGCGATCAGGATGACGGTGCGCCCCTTGGCGACCTCCCGCAGCCCATCGAGGATGCGCCGCTCGGTCTCGGTGTCCACCGCCGAGAGGCTGTCGTCCAGGATCAGGATCGCCGGGTTGCGGACGATGGCGCGGGCGATGGCCGTGCGCTGCCGCTGCCCGCCCGAGAGGGTCACGCCGCGCTCGCCCAGCATCGTGTCATACCCTTGGGGGAAGCCCTCCACGTCGCCCGCCAGCCCGGCCAGCCGCGCGGCCTCGTGGACCCGGGCGAGGTCGGGCTGCTGGGGCAGTTCGGGGGGCGCGG from Deinococcus apachensis DSM 19763 includes the following:
- a CDS encoding ABC transporter ATP-binding protein — encoded protein: MTAPDPLDAAKKGFDVHLTRRILSYLRPYKALALTAVVVALLLAVLSPLPTLVLRHAIDAFLSPFERNPGLNAETLYRGLTLAALGYMGLRVIEFVLNYVSTLAIGYLGQNVLRDIRSDVFGKLQRLQLAYFDQNPVGRLITRVTSDVDAINQFITGGLVSMITSSLLILVYAGFMLRLNWKLALISFTVLPVLFFATNFFRARLRDAFRATRIQQAIVNTRLNENITGMLTVQLFRREARTALDFDHANRNLLTATVNSVYWFSLFMPTVAVLGQVAVALVLYFAARQILGQDAVASGVAGAVTVGTLFAFVQWTQQLFQPIQDLADVFNNLQAAMASSERIFTVLDTEEEITDKPDARRLEHFEGRVDFEGVWFAYDQTVKADTPDDDRWILRGIDLHIQPGESVALVGATGAGKTSVTALVSRFYDVQRGAVKVDGIDVRDLAQHDLRKHVGVVLQDVFLFAGTIESNLTLNNPDIPHERVVEACRYVGVHDYILSLPDGYDTEVRERGATLSTGQKQLLAFARALIQNPDILLVLDEATANVDTETEMRIQQALEKVMLGRTSIIIAHRLSTIEHCDRIVVMRRGRIVEQGSHRDLLEKGGYYARLHRLQYAQAEAAD
- the pstS gene encoding phosphate ABC transporter substrate-binding protein PstS; this encodes MKKTFLLGLALMTTGMAAAQTSLTGAGASFPYPLYSKMFAEYKDATGVNVNYQSVGSGAGQKQILERTVDFAGSDNPMSDETLKTAPAALLHVPTAIGAVVPAYNLPGVTQPLKFTGRVLADIYLGKIKTWNDKAIAALNPGVTIPPLPITVARRSDGSGTTYVFSDYLSKVSNEWKSKVGVGNSLQWPVGTGAKGNDGVAGVVKSTPGAIGYVELVYAKQNKLPFGSVQNRAGKFVLADNGPAAAAALGVVIPKDTRVSLTNSANANAYPIASFTYVIFYQDQKYGNRTEGQAKALKNLLSWMVTTGQGYNEGLDYAKLPANVVTKVKGIINSITYGGKRI